CGTTGCTTACTGTTGATGCTACGCTTGCGCCGCCGCCGCTGCAAGATCCGATTCAGTTCGGTGCGGATTTGGTTATGCATAGTGGGACGAAGTATATCGGTGGACACTCTGATATGCTCTGTGGTATTGTCATTGTTTCTCCGGAGCGGGTTGAATCTGGCTTGGAGAAGACGTTGAGAGATGAAAGAATGGTATTGGGAAATGTGATGGGGAGTTTGGAAGGTTGGTTGGGTATCCGATCACTGCGAACTCTTCACCTACGAGTGATGCGTCAGTCCCAAACTGCCGAAGCTTTGGTATCATGGCTCAACGCCGGTCTTTCAGACTCATCCTCTGTTATCGGCCGTATAGTCCACAAGATCGCACACTCATCCATCCAACAAGACGCCGAGTGGCTGAAGGGACAAATGCCAGGTGGTCACAGCCCCGTTTTCAGTCTATGGCTGAAGAAGCCAGAGCATGCGAAGCGTTTACCGAGCAAGCTGTTTATTTTTCAGCATGCTACGAGCTTaggtggtgttgagagtTTGTGCGAGTGGCGTGCTATGTCGAGCCGTGGGGAGGATCAGAGGATGCTGAGGATTAGTACTGGAGTGGAGGACTTGGAGGATCTGAAAGGGGATTTGATGCAGGCTTTTGAGGCTTTGTTGGCAGAGTTTCCATGAGATATGATATGTGTTGTTGCCAAATACTTGAAGTTTATTGTAAATAGTTGTGAAGCCGTGATTCTACATGTAGACTTGTTGATTTCAGTTAAGATACGAGATATAGTCCACCATTTCCAGAGCACTGaatattcttcttttccctcGGTAATAAATATTCAGACTTTAAACCAGTGTGCCAAATGCAGTAGATAAAGAGCCTCCTaaagatatactaaacttacctaagtcttttcgTCGCTTAGGGTCGAGGCCTGagctttcttgcttcccttctttttcctctaTTAGATCCCGAACTATCAGCATCTTCATGTTCCTAATCCTCCGGATACAAGCCAGTAGTTACAGATGTTTGTGTTGCTCATCTCCACGAGGCCAGCAGTAATTATCCATGGGCCATCAGCTAGCTACGCAGTCCCGATCTGTGACACGATCTTGATACACCTTTTTCCAACGTATGTCCAACCCAAAGAATCTACTGTAGGTCTTCTTTCCAGTTCCCGCATGGGTCTCCATGACATGACTCCATCATTACCGACCCTGAAGCAAACCTCTCACCCCAAAACACTATTCAACCTCGTAATcctccagcaccagcaaGCACAGATCAACTGATCAAGACCGATTAAAACCCGTCGCATCTCGTGTTTAATAGACTTTCGTTCCTTGGGCATATCTTGATCCAATCTTGCCCCCGAAGCATCCGTTTGGCTGGATCTATCCGGGTCATCCGGACGCGCCACAAGATGGATCCCACACACCCAGCTGAGTTTATTTGAACTTCAAAATAGTAAATTTTACACTGTATATACTGTTGAAATTAATTTCTTGATCTGCAATCCAATAAATCTTTGCTAATGGGGGTGTTATTACTGCGGTTTGACTCCCTGGAGTGATGAGCTGTTGAGGAGTAGCATCTGTGTTGTCGCGGTATTATAATTTCAATATCGCAAGGCTTATGCAAGTTCTTATTGATGGCGTCTGTTGGGCCGATTGAGTGTTGTTGGAGGAACGAGCCAACATCCTtggctgctgttgttgctaTTGCGATATCGGGGCGCCATCTTGTATTGAACCATGACCTAAATGTAAGTCGAGAACAGTGGAACAAGAGTCGAGGACCAAGTGCAACATTgattaataagaaaatacGGAAGTTTTGAAATGCAAAGCAATGAACATCACAGAGGCAAAGATAATTGATAAAGTTGAATCGATATTCAGTCTGTTTCTGATATCTACACATTATGCTCATGTACTTTCTCCTCCCCAGGTCACCACCGTGACCCCCCAACTTTCAggtataattaaaaaaagagatAACCTCCTCATCAATAGCAGCAATTGTTAACAAGATTCATAATCTTAGACGTGGTCGTCGTGCTCAGTCTTGGGGACAACCTTGACATCACCAGCACCCATGGTCTGGGCGAAGGTGGTGTGAGGTCGCCACTTGGCAGAGGTTCGGGGAGTGGtctcctccatcatcttATCAACCTGCTCGAGAGACAGACCCTTGGTCTCGGGGACGAGGAAGTAGGTGTAGACGAAGGCGCAGGTGCAGAGACCGCcccagatgaagaagacggagGACTTGAGGTTGCCACGGTTCTCGCCGACCATGTAGGGGGTGAtgacggcgatgatggtgttCCAGAGCCAGTTAGAGGCGGTGGACAGACCGACACCACGAGATCGGATGGGGATGGGGAAGATCTCGCCGATGACGATCCAGGCACCAGGGCCCCAGGTGGAGGCGAaccagaagatgaagatggcgatgaagGCGATCTGGGCGTTGACGGCGCTGATGTTGTTGGCGATCATGCGGTCGGGCTCGTCAGCGGTGGGAGAGGAGTGAGTGTGGTTGAAGCCGACGGTGACAccgatgatggcgacgagGAACTGGCAGATAAGCATACCGAAGGCaccgatgaggaggatgcttCGGCGACCGAATCGCTCAACAGTCCAGAAGGAGAGGGGAGTAGAGCAGACGTTGACGAGGGTGAAGACGAgagagatgaggaagacgtTGTCGATAGCACCAGTGGACTGGAGGAAGGGAGTAGAGTAGTAGAAGATGAAGTTGACACCGGTCCTGGTTATTGTTAGTGGTGATCTTGTTCTGgtgttgaggaagaagcttACCATTGCTGCATCATCTGCATAGAAGTACCGAGGATAGTTCGGCGAAGGTTAGACTTGCCATCCCAG
The window above is part of the Fusarium oxysporum f. sp. lycopersici 4287 chromosome 8, whole genome shotgun sequence genome. Proteins encoded here:
- a CDS encoding cystathionine beta-lyase; its protein translation is MASNNFILTAEAHSEALPKFHFSTQAVHADDFVSPHRAIAPALHSAVNYRYARNPDDLVEMENDDPNAPFDSHVYSRYTAPNYNRLEIVLKTLFKNPVVSYSSGVAAFHAMLIAINPKKIFISDGYHGVHAVIEIMTKLNGLKKLSLDDLDQAGPGDMIHIETPLNPTGEARNLALFSKKAKETGALLTVDATLAPPPLQDPIQFGADLVMHSGTKYIGGHSDMLCGIVIVSPERVESGLEKTLRDERMVLGNVMGSLEGWLGIRSLRTLHLRVMRQSQTAEALVSWLNAGLSDSSSVIGRIVHKIAHSSIQQDAEWLKGQMPGGHSPVFSLWLKKPEHAKRLPSKLFIFQHATSLGGVESLCEWRAMSSRGEDQRMLRISTGVEDLEDLKGDLMQAFEALLAEFP